The Juglans microcarpa x Juglans regia isolate MS1-56 chromosome 8S, Jm3101_v1.0, whole genome shotgun sequence genome has a window encoding:
- the LOC121244976 gene encoding copper transporter 5.1-like, protein MMHMTLYWSKEVTLLLDSWRTESWTSYSLTLLACLIASAFYQYMEDRRVRFKLVSAGKPSAQIETPFLRGKLFRGGPKLSAARIGGAALFGFNSAIGYLLMLAVMSFNGGIFLAVVLGLAIGYLLFRSGDGDLAAPVLDNPCACA, encoded by the coding sequence ATGATGCACATGACCCTCTACTGGAGCAAGGAGGTGACCCTCCTGCTCGATTCGTGGCGCACTGAGTCGTGGACGAGTTACTCGCTCACCCTGCTCGCCTGCCTCATCGCCTCCGCCTTCTACCAGTACATGGAGGACCGGCGCGTGCGCTTCAAGCTAGTTTCAGCCGGGAAGCCGTCGGCGCAGATCGAGACGCCGTTTCTGCGGGGGAAGCTCTTCCGCGGAGGGCCGAAGTTGTCTGCGGCGAGGATTGGCGGAGCAGCGCTCTTCGGGTTCAATTCGGCAATCGGTTACCTGTTGATGCTGGCGGTCATGTCTTTCAACGGAGGGATCTTCTTGGCAGTCGTGCTGGGCCTCGCCATCGGTTACCTGCTATTCAGGAGTGGGGATGGGGATTTGGCTGCTCCTGTCCTGGATAATCCTTGTGCCTGTGCTTAG